In bacterium, a genomic segment contains:
- a CDS encoding ABC transporter permease, producing MTLARPRPALRRGGLRGLTEYLRPQEPIPRRSYLAILIASAGGLVALWCILTYGGLVEPLFLPSPTAIAKSGAEMVGDGSLLENAGASLYVIVTGWALAVVAGVPTGILMGSFKAVEALIEPVIDFVRYLPVSALIPLLILYIGIGTAEKVAVIFIGTFFQLVLLVADVSAHVPREQIDVSYTLGASRAQVIRRVLLPATLPGVMDTLRITMGWAWTYLVVAELVSADRGLGYLILNSMRGLFTDRIFVGLFTIGGLGLGLDLLFKWLHRRLLPWSPKA from the coding sequence GTGACCCTCGCGCGGCCCCGTCCCGCCCTCCGCCGCGGCGGCCTGCGCGGCCTCACCGAGTACCTGCGGCCGCAGGAGCCCATTCCGCGCAGAAGCTACCTGGCGATCCTGATCGCGAGCGCGGGCGGACTCGTCGCGCTGTGGTGCATCCTGACCTACGGCGGCCTCGTCGAGCCGCTGTTCCTCCCGTCGCCGACGGCGATCGCCAAGTCCGGCGCGGAGATGGTCGGGGACGGCAGCCTGCTCGAGAACGCCGGCGCGAGCCTCTACGTGATCGTCACGGGGTGGGCGCTCGCCGTAGTCGCCGGCGTGCCGACGGGCATTCTGATGGGGTCCTTCAAGGCCGTCGAGGCGCTGATCGAGCCGGTGATCGACTTCGTCCGCTACCTGCCGGTGAGCGCCCTCATCCCGTTGCTCATCCTCTACATCGGGATCGGCACAGCCGAGAAGGTCGCGGTGATCTTCATCGGCACGTTTTTCCAGCTGGTGCTGCTCGTAGCCGACGTGTCTGCGCACGTGCCGCGGGAACAGATCGACGTCTCGTACACGCTCGGCGCCTCCCGCGCCCAGGTGATCCGGCGTGTGCTCCTGCCGGCGACGCTGCCGGGCGTGATGGACACGCTGCGGATCACCATGGGCTGGGCATGGACGTACCTCGTCGTCGCCGAGCTCGTCTCGGCCGACCGCGGGCTCGGCTACCTGATCCTCAACTCGATGCGCGGCCTCTTCACCGACCGTATTTTCGTCGGTCTGTTCACGATCGGCGGGCTCGGTCTCGGGCTGGACCTGCTGTTCAAATGGCTGCACCGCCGGCTGCTTCCGTGGTCGCCCAAGGCGTAG
- a CDS encoding ABC transporter substrate-binding protein, with amino-acid sequence MWRGSRWGALVLVVLLVAGPMAWSTGPARAAAQTLHLGYSTWVGYGPLFLARDNRYFDEAGVNVELTNIEDPKLRFAALAAGKLDGLVTTLDTMSLYWKPNFQFQAVLGLDDSKGGDGIVSSASIKTVKDLRGKRVAFNEGSVSNFFLSVLLRQNGMTEKDLKGINMRQDDAGAAFLSGKVDAAVTWEPWLSRAKRAPNGHILVDSSQTPGLIVDVMVIRRDVLTAHPEAVRAAILGWYKAVEYWKKNPADADRIMAKAVGGWLKDVKTFQETLDGVRYYDRAINREYMAPGGQIYVTAQNAIDIWSSLGKIQAKEAAGDLVNNSFVLAK; translated from the coding sequence ATGTGGCGTGGCAGCAGGTGGGGTGCGCTCGTGCTGGTCGTACTGCTGGTCGCGGGACCCATGGCATGGTCGACCGGACCGGCCAGGGCCGCGGCGCAGACCCTGCACCTCGGATACTCGACGTGGGTGGGCTACGGCCCGCTCTTTTTGGCGCGGGACAACCGGTACTTCGATGAGGCGGGTGTGAACGTCGAGCTCACCAACATCGAAGATCCGAAGCTGCGCTTCGCCGCGCTCGCCGCCGGCAAGCTCGACGGGCTGGTCACCACGCTCGATACGATGAGCCTCTACTGGAAGCCGAACTTCCAGTTCCAGGCGGTGCTCGGCCTCGACGACAGCAAGGGCGGGGACGGCATCGTCTCCAGCGCCTCGATCAAGACGGTCAAGGATCTGCGCGGCAAGCGGGTCGCCTTCAACGAGGGCTCGGTCTCGAACTTCTTCCTGAGCGTGCTGCTGCGCCAGAACGGCATGACCGAGAAAGACCTGAAGGGCATCAACATGCGCCAGGACGACGCGGGCGCCGCGTTCTTGAGCGGCAAGGTCGATGCCGCCGTGACGTGGGAGCCCTGGCTTTCCCGCGCCAAGCGCGCACCGAACGGCCACATCCTGGTCGACAGCAGCCAGACTCCCGGCCTGATCGTGGACGTGATGGTGATCCGTCGCGATGTCCTGACGGCACATCCCGAGGCGGTCCGCGCCGCGATCCTCGGCTGGTACAAGGCGGTCGAGTACTGGAAGAAGAACCCCGCCGACGCCGACCGGATCATGGCCAAGGCGGTCGGCGGGTGGCTCAAGGACGTGAAGACGTTCCAGGAGACGCTGGACGGCGTCCGCTACTACGATCGGGCGATCAACCGCGAGTACATGGCGCCGGGCGGCCAGATCTACGTGACCGCGCAGAACGCGATCGACATTTGGAGCTCGCTCGGCAAGATCCAGGCCAAGGAAGCCGCGGGCGATCTCGTCAACAACTCGTTCGTACTCGCGAAGTAA